A stretch of Saccharothrix texasensis DNA encodes these proteins:
- a CDS encoding Ig-like domain-containing protein, with the protein MVRSLVVAALLAGAVTATAPSPAEARAEGTAPVGVSVELSTSPVPVGTAVRATAVVDPTEPDPTEVGGTVRFTVDGTPVGNPVALVGGQATAVLPPAAVGAHRVGAVYGGDQRFAAGDAGPGAKLVVTPAGSSRFVALPPARVLDTRDGTGRAGGRPAAGTTVRFHPGVPGGATAVALNVTVTDAAGPGHVTAWSGEGTRPATSNLNVERAGDTIANLVVVPLSAGGDVGLHTTTTADLIADVAGYFVTSSSATAGRLAPLTPARLADTRTGPRPAAGATITVRAAGVGGVPPAGAAGVVLNVTATEVAGPGHVTVWPADRSRPTASNLNTTRAGQTIPNAVWAPLSADGSVNLFTSAPAHLVVDVAGWFTGETAGSGTAGLFVPTTPTRLLDTRPDSRIGYQGGKPVASGAVVAGLAGRAPVPAGAAAVVANVTVTEAERPGHVTVHPGGTARPTASSLNIDTAGQTRPNLVTVPLGGGAVELFPTAPTHLVLDVAGYFTADLDPDAPATSHEDVAPAASTVVLDPPAVTALTATTVTLAAGVARPAVGAGLVLRGGGALAPQGRTGTVTAVASGPGGTTVATLAAAPLERLYDRVDIAYDGPADLLPPTPAATTRGVGVEVPVDESVMDLGRPGAFTCSSGTGTTLSAALVRFDHTRVRFEQRFGPLTAPFMHVSVETEPVVRFAAEFTGKVTCELSPAVRDRVRLVWRLPTSVPITVDLAPVLRFEASAAVTADLTVRLRRMVGFETNPDLSLRALNSSSHRNEGTSLSGQVAVSVLMGADVSVKVLDIAGVGFTIGPQFTAALDTSGCLTLSVAMRFELDVRVDLLFIHAKKTLISIVIGPWTLLTSCQGGSAGPLRVAVSTLPLGFVGKPYRATLTASGGAAPYTWQVSSGPAWLRWDDTGHLGGTPTAPGGEQLWVQVTDAAGAQRTTSVQLVVATTGDGGAELLSVTPSGAPGNAAAGRAMIGADGRFAYFESAATDLTASPLTRQPSVFVRDRVTRTTTRIDPPGDTGARHELRAISTNGRYSLIHSTLDRPQQSAIWRHDLVTGASTRLVLADDLLAGSTSRENSISDDGDVVYLGYGRLVRLSTQAVTQLRCPASTTPIGDFAHDVRFAGDASSVFFISDRCGQAYDSGYRFDTATGAAQPVLHAWCGWNAGSQCLERLVPTAAGDFTASLDVSSTQSALYIGAGATPVRSPLVMPCGLAEDSARVAFLADSTLLPGGDPRGWDLYSYNRGANAISRVAAGAGCTTHSYAGRSNEVAYVHDAQVYVRPVP; encoded by the coding sequence ATGGTGCGGTCACTGGTGGTTGCGGCACTGCTGGCGGGAGCGGTGACGGCGACGGCGCCGTCACCGGCCGAGGCGCGGGCCGAGGGGACGGCTCCGGTCGGGGTGTCGGTCGAGTTGTCCACCTCGCCGGTGCCCGTCGGCACGGCGGTCCGCGCGACGGCCGTGGTGGACCCGACCGAACCGGACCCGACCGAGGTCGGCGGCACGGTCCGGTTCACCGTCGACGGGACTCCCGTCGGGAACCCCGTGGCGCTGGTCGGCGGTCAGGCGACGGCCGTGCTGCCGCCGGCCGCGGTCGGCGCGCACCGCGTCGGCGCGGTGTACGGCGGCGACCAGCGCTTCGCGGCGGGCGACGCCGGTCCGGGCGCGAAGCTCGTCGTCACCCCGGCGGGGTCGAGCCGGTTCGTCGCGCTGCCGCCCGCGCGCGTCCTCGACACCCGGGACGGCACGGGCCGCGCCGGTGGCAGGCCGGCCGCGGGCACGACCGTCCGCTTCCACCCGGGCGTGCCGGGCGGCGCGACCGCGGTGGCGCTCAACGTGACGGTGACCGACGCGGCCGGACCGGGTCACGTCACCGCCTGGTCGGGCGAGGGCACGCGGCCGGCCACCTCGAACCTGAACGTGGAGCGGGCCGGCGACACGATCGCCAACCTGGTCGTGGTCCCCCTGTCCGCGGGTGGGGACGTCGGCCTGCATACCACCACGACCGCGGACCTGATCGCCGACGTGGCGGGCTACTTCGTGACGTCCTCGTCGGCGACGGCGGGACGCCTCGCGCCGTTGACCCCGGCCCGGCTCGCGGACACCCGCACCGGGCCGCGACCCGCGGCCGGGGCGACGATCACCGTCCGGGCCGCCGGGGTGGGCGGTGTGCCGCCGGCGGGCGCGGCGGGGGTGGTGCTCAACGTGACCGCCACGGAGGTCGCCGGTCCGGGGCACGTGACGGTGTGGCCCGCCGACCGGTCCCGGCCGACGGCCTCGAACCTCAACACCACCCGGGCCGGCCAGACCATCCCCAACGCGGTGTGGGCGCCGTTGTCGGCCGACGGGTCGGTCAACCTGTTCACCTCGGCGCCGGCGCACCTGGTGGTGGACGTCGCGGGCTGGTTCACCGGCGAGACCGCCGGGTCGGGCACCGCCGGGCTGTTCGTGCCCACCACGCCCACCCGCCTGCTGGACACCCGGCCCGACTCCCGGATCGGGTACCAGGGAGGCAAACCCGTCGCGTCGGGCGCGGTGGTCGCCGGGCTGGCCGGACGCGCGCCGGTGCCGGCGGGCGCGGCGGCCGTCGTGGCGAACGTGACCGTCACCGAGGCCGAGCGGCCCGGGCACGTCACCGTCCACCCCGGCGGCACGGCCCGGCCGACGGCGTCGAGCCTGAACATCGACACCGCCGGCCAGACCCGCCCCAACCTGGTGACGGTGCCGTTGGGCGGTGGGGCGGTGGAGCTGTTCCCGACCGCGCCCACGCACCTGGTCCTGGACGTGGCCGGGTACTTCACCGCCGACCTCGACCCCGACGCGCCGGCCACCTCGCACGAGGACGTGGCCCCGGCGGCGTCGACCGTCGTGCTCGACCCGCCCGCCGTGACCGCGCTGACCGCCACCACGGTGACGCTGGCCGCGGGCGTCGCGCGCCCCGCCGTCGGCGCCGGCCTGGTGCTGCGGGGCGGCGGGGCGCTCGCGCCCCAAGGCCGGACGGGGACGGTGACCGCGGTGGCGTCCGGGCCGGGCGGCACGACCGTGGCGACGCTCGCCGCCGCGCCGCTGGAGCGGCTGTACGACCGGGTCGACATCGCCTACGACGGACCGGCCGACCTCCTGCCGCCCACACCGGCCGCCACCACGCGCGGCGTCGGCGTGGAGGTGCCCGTCGACGAGTCGGTGATGGACCTGGGCCGGCCGGGCGCGTTCACGTGCTCCTCCGGGACCGGGACCACCCTGTCCGCGGCGCTGGTGCGGTTCGACCACACCCGGGTCCGGTTCGAGCAGCGGTTCGGGCCGCTGACGGCGCCGTTCATGCACGTCTCGGTGGAGACCGAGCCGGTGGTGCGGTTCGCGGCCGAGTTCACCGGCAAGGTGACGTGCGAGCTGTCCCCCGCCGTCCGCGACCGCGTCCGGCTGGTGTGGCGGCTGCCGACGAGCGTGCCGATCACGGTCGACCTCGCGCCCGTGCTGCGGTTCGAGGCGAGCGCGGCGGTGACCGCGGACCTGACCGTGCGGCTGCGCCGCATGGTCGGCTTCGAGACCAACCCGGACCTGTCGCTGCGCGCCTTGAACTCCTCCTCGCACCGCAACGAGGGGACATCGTTGTCCGGTCAGGTGGCCGTGTCGGTGCTGATGGGCGCGGACGTGTCGGTGAAGGTCCTCGACATCGCGGGCGTCGGCTTCACCATCGGGCCGCAGTTCACCGCCGCGCTGGACACCTCCGGCTGCCTGACCCTGTCGGTGGCGATGCGGTTCGAGCTCGACGTGCGCGTCGACCTGCTGTTCATCCACGCCAAGAAAACCCTGATCAGCATCGTGATCGGGCCGTGGACGCTGCTCACGTCGTGCCAGGGCGGTTCGGCCGGGCCGCTGCGGGTGGCCGTGTCGACGTTGCCGCTGGGGTTCGTCGGCAAGCCGTACCGGGCGACGCTGACCGCGTCCGGCGGCGCCGCGCCGTACACGTGGCAGGTCTCCTCCGGCCCGGCCTGGCTGCGCTGGGACGACACCGGCCACCTCGGCGGCACGCCGACCGCGCCGGGCGGCGAGCAGCTCTGGGTGCAGGTGACCGACGCGGCGGGCGCCCAGCGCACCACCTCCGTGCAACTGGTCGTCGCCACCACCGGCGACGGCGGCGCGGAACTGCTGTCGGTGACGCCGTCCGGCGCCCCGGGCAACGCGGCGGCGGGTCGGGCCATGATCGGCGCGGACGGCCGGTTCGCCTACTTCGAGTCCGCCGCCACCGACCTCACCGCCAGCCCGCTGACCCGGCAGCCGTCGGTGTTCGTCCGCGACCGGGTCACCCGCACGACGACGCGCATCGACCCGCCCGGCGACACCGGCGCCCGCCACGAGCTGCGCGCGATCTCCACCAACGGCCGCTACTCCCTCATCCACTCGACCCTGGACCGCCCGCAGCAGTCCGCGATCTGGCGGCACGACCTCGTCACCGGCGCCTCCACCCGGCTCGTCCTGGCGGACGACCTGCTGGCGGGGAGCACGTCCCGGGAGAACTCGATCTCCGACGACGGTGACGTGGTGTACCTCGGCTACGGCCGCCTGGTGCGGTTGTCGACCCAGGCCGTCACGCAGTTGCGCTGCCCCGCCTCCACCACCCCGATCGGCGACTTCGCCCACGACGTGCGGTTCGCCGGCGACGCGTCCTCGGTCTTCTTCATCTCCGACCGCTGCGGCCAGGCCTACGACTCCGGCTACCGCTTCGACACCGCCACCGGCGCCGCCCAGCCGGTGCTGCACGCCTGGTGCGGCTGGAACGCGGGCAGCCAGTGCCTGGAGCGCCTGGTCCCCACCGCCGCCGGCGACTTCACCGCGAGCCTCGACGTGAGCAGCACCCAGTCGGCGCTGTACATCGGCGCCGGCGCCACACCGGTGCGCAGTCCGCTGGTCATGCCGTGCGGCCTGGCCGAGGACTCGGCGAGGGTGGCGTTCCTGGCCGACTCGACCCTGCTGCCGGGAGGCGACCCCCGCGGCTGGGACCTGTACTCCTACAACCGGGGGGCCAACGCGATCAGCCGGGTCGCCGCGGGCGCGGGCTGCACCACCCACTCGTACGCGGGCCGGTCGAACGAGGTCGCCTACGTCCACGACGCCCAGGTCTACGTGCGGCCGGTCCCGTGA
- the fxsT gene encoding FxSxx-COOH system tetratricopeptide repeat protein, with product MRRPRGALVTAEVALVFLTGLAINAASEHLPRWMTVSWVVWPVLVAVLGVTLAVTLRREPAGPSLPPVWSVPPRNPNFTGRAEEQRWLRDRLKRDRNVSVHAMRGMGGVGKSQVVIEFCHRRAGRYRAVWWITAEDAALVPGQLALLGRALGLTLPANVEESVGVVLAELRRRRDWLLVFDNAETVSGVRRYLPSGAGHVLVTTRRAGFEAIAAVRHVDTFRRPDSVSLLRRRVPAMSDGQADELAELLGDLPLALEQAAAYLQQTSTPVPDYLDRLRRSPDTAADRGRDAHRTPDHDTLASLWELPLRLIEESFPASARLLEICSYLASEAIPLDLFADNASALPQALESAVADRSGEFADTVGVLVDYSLLRRVDDSVRVHRMVQLAVRARVAGLPPAAGAHPQAVAAGLLVADLRERHPRSTSAWPRWRLMLPHVLACVGFDVDPRVGGWLLGRAGAYLFETGQLNDARLLFTKALEGGEAAFGPDHPGAAVHLSNLGVVLSELGQPERARPFLDRALALTEAAYGPHHPAVAVRLNNLGLALHDLRRPGEALPLMQRALAITEAAYGPDRPIVALRLDNLGLVMRDLAPEHVQEAEALHRRALAITEAAHGPDHPDVARALHNLGAALVDRGYPLDARRLFERALAVKEAAYGLDHPEVAGTLSDLAMVLRRLHSPADDTLLVTAQALLTRSLTISEAVFGGDHPVVAVRLGNLGLVLSDLGRAGEATRLHERALAIAEAAHGADHPDVTKHLDGLAGAWRAQGHPDLAIPLMERALKITEAWHRGDDHHDVATRLSRLGLALSLMDREDEAGHLITRARAMRARLRA from the coding sequence ATGAGACGTCCACGGGGTGCGTTGGTCACCGCGGAGGTGGCGCTGGTCTTCCTGACCGGGCTGGCGATCAACGCGGCGAGCGAGCACCTGCCCCGGTGGATGACCGTCTCGTGGGTCGTGTGGCCGGTGCTGGTCGCCGTGCTCGGCGTGACGCTCGCGGTCACCCTCCGGCGGGAGCCGGCCGGGCCGAGCCTGCCGCCGGTGTGGAGCGTGCCGCCGCGCAACCCGAACTTCACCGGCCGCGCGGAGGAGCAGCGGTGGCTGCGGGACCGGCTCAAGCGCGACCGGAACGTCTCCGTGCACGCGATGCGCGGCATGGGAGGCGTCGGCAAGAGCCAGGTGGTGATCGAGTTCTGCCACCGCCGGGCGGGCCGGTACCGGGCGGTCTGGTGGATCACCGCCGAGGACGCGGCCCTCGTGCCCGGCCAGCTGGCGCTGCTCGGCCGGGCGCTCGGGCTCACGCTGCCCGCCAACGTCGAGGAGTCCGTCGGCGTGGTGCTCGCGGAGCTGCGCCGGCGGCGGGACTGGCTGCTGGTCTTCGACAACGCCGAGACCGTCTCCGGTGTGCGCCGGTACCTCCCGTCGGGCGCCGGCCACGTGCTGGTGACGACCCGGCGGGCGGGGTTCGAGGCGATCGCCGCGGTCAGGCACGTCGACACGTTCCGCCGGCCGGACTCGGTGTCGCTGCTGAGGCGGCGCGTGCCCGCGATGTCCGACGGGCAGGCCGACGAGCTGGCCGAGCTGCTCGGCGACCTGCCGCTCGCGCTGGAGCAGGCCGCCGCCTACCTCCAGCAGACCTCCACGCCCGTGCCGGACTACCTCGACCGGTTGCGCCGCAGTCCCGACACCGCCGCCGATCGCGGGCGCGACGCGCACCGCACGCCGGACCACGACACGCTCGCCTCGCTGTGGGAGCTGCCGCTGCGGCTGATCGAGGAGTCGTTCCCGGCGTCCGCGCGGCTCCTGGAGATCTGCTCCTACCTCGCGTCCGAGGCGATACCCCTCGACCTGTTCGCCGACAACGCCTCCGCGCTGCCGCAGGCCCTGGAGTCGGCGGTCGCGGACCGGTCGGGCGAGTTCGCGGACACCGTCGGCGTGCTCGTCGACTACTCGCTGCTGCGGCGGGTGGACGACAGCGTGCGGGTGCACCGCATGGTGCAACTCGCCGTCCGCGCGCGGGTGGCCGGCCTGCCACCCGCCGCCGGGGCGCACCCGCAGGCCGTCGCGGCGGGGCTGCTCGTGGCGGACCTGCGCGAGCGGCACCCGAGGTCGACGTCGGCGTGGCCGCGCTGGCGGCTGATGCTGCCGCACGTGCTGGCCTGCGTCGGCTTCGACGTCGACCCGAGGGTCGGCGGGTGGCTGCTCGGCCGGGCCGGGGCGTACCTGTTCGAGACGGGGCAGCTGAACGACGCGCGGCTGTTGTTCACCAAGGCGTTGGAGGGTGGCGAGGCGGCCTTCGGACCGGACCACCCCGGCGCGGCCGTCCACCTCAGCAACCTGGGCGTCGTGCTGAGCGAGCTGGGGCAGCCGGAGCGGGCGCGGCCGTTCCTGGACCGGGCCCTGGCTCTCACCGAAGCCGCCTACGGGCCGCACCACCCCGCCGTGGCCGTGCGGCTGAACAACCTCGGGCTGGCCCTCCACGACCTCCGCAGGCCGGGCGAGGCGTTGCCGCTGATGCAGCGGGCGCTGGCGATCACCGAGGCGGCCTACGGCCCGGACCGGCCGATCGTCGCCCTCCGGCTGGACAACCTCGGGCTCGTCATGCGCGACCTGGCGCCCGAGCACGTCCAGGAGGCCGAGGCCCTGCACCGGCGGGCCCTGGCCATCACCGAGGCCGCGCACGGACCCGACCACCCCGACGTGGCCAGGGCGCTGCACAACCTGGGCGCGGCGCTGGTCGACCGCGGCTACCCGCTCGACGCGCGGCGGTTGTTCGAACGCGCGCTGGCGGTCAAGGAGGCCGCCTACGGGCTCGACCACCCGGAGGTCGCCGGCACGTTGAGCGATCTCGCCATGGTGCTGCGCAGGCTGCACAGCCCGGCCGACGACACCCTGCTGGTGACGGCGCAGGCCCTGCTGACGCGCTCGCTGACCATCAGCGAGGCGGTGTTCGGCGGCGACCACCCGGTCGTCGCGGTGCGGCTGGGCAACCTGGGCCTGGTCCTGAGCGACCTGGGCCGGGCGGGTGAGGCGACGCGGCTGCACGAGCGCGCGCTGGCGATCGCCGAGGCCGCGCACGGCGCCGACCACCCCGACGTGACCAAGCACCTGGACGGCCTCGCCGGCGCCTGGCGGGCGCAGGGCCACCCCGACCTCGCCATCCCGCTGATGGAGCGGGCGTTGAAGATCACCGAGGCGTGGCACCGCGGCGACGACCAC